The following coding sequences lie in one Myxococcus xanthus genomic window:
- a CDS encoding putative Ig domain-containing protein encodes MRAHHALLPILALLLTACSDSAPPRTDDTGPGLAITTEALPVASVAQAYRSSLTASGGTPAYSWRVAQGALPTGLSLSTLGEITGTPQAAGTSSFDAEVRDSRGRTVRATFELKVLNAGLQVASSTLPDAYVGDNYAAQLDASGGTAPYTWTLAEGPLPSGMRLDAQGSISGVPASSGTFSVTVHVQDATGLSSQRVLSFSAFTAPYLAGGTLPFASLGAAYSTELHAVGGRPPLTFRITSGALPTGLQLDASLVRGTPSAPGADSFTVEVQDANRRAASATFNLTVQGGITITPSALPDAYTDAAYRQGLLVMGGRAPYAWALSAGSLPAGIRLTSAGLLEGTASTTGTFSFSVQVTDADARVATRALDLVVYRPPSANGPALQLDGYVSQSFSATHTVTGGKAPYSFAPASPLPSWLQLSSSGQLSGTPPAPGTTSGQAVVTDANGRTGTRDFTLTVYELPTVVTTSLPDARKDVPYSTQLQASGGKAPLSWHIVSGMPPSGLTLSTSGTLTGTLSELGYSAFTVTVTDATGQQGWHAMVLHVRTAGTSLTVGHWNLEWFGATTQGPPDSTSEGGTPDDLQIAHARDIIRDSGANVWGLVEMVDAADFATLKAQLPGFNGFLANDTSFVPNGTAYYSNSEQKPGILYDSTLTIQEAQLILTANAADFGGRPPLRVNFTTTVQGVSTQLVVIVVHLKAFDNETAYGQRQRSSAALKSYLDTSLPTERVLVIGDWNDDVDQSITRGSDGDYLPTPFAPFVADTQRYTFITEPLSRLGQRTTVEYRDAIDHTLASNEMATDYLPGSVEILRPDGWIPNYGNIVSDHYPVISRYDLGDSDGGTAPEPLSNLIINEVLPNEPIPPGQTVSDTHYEFIEVYNAGTSTADLSRWSLSDSASVRHVFAPGTTLAPGRVFVVFGGARGFPAGTPATVAASSGGLGLNNDGDIVRLLAPDGSNVNEMSYGGTFDNISFNRSPDATPDAAFDYHHLISPGLSSSPGLRVDGRAF; translated from the coding sequence GTGCGCGCCCATCACGCCCTGCTCCCCATCCTCGCGCTGCTGCTGACCGCATGTTCTGACTCCGCGCCTCCCCGCACTGACGACACCGGACCGGGACTGGCCATCACCACGGAGGCGCTCCCCGTCGCATCTGTCGCGCAGGCCTATCGCAGCTCCCTCACCGCTTCGGGTGGCACCCCTGCCTATTCGTGGCGCGTCGCGCAGGGCGCACTGCCCACCGGACTCAGCCTCTCCACCCTGGGCGAAATCACCGGGACGCCCCAAGCCGCTGGCACCTCATCCTTCGACGCGGAGGTCCGTGATTCCCGCGGACGGACTGTTCGCGCCACGTTCGAGCTCAAGGTGCTCAACGCCGGCCTCCAGGTCGCGTCGTCCACGCTCCCCGATGCATACGTCGGCGACAACTACGCCGCGCAACTCGACGCTTCGGGCGGCACGGCGCCGTACACCTGGACGCTTGCGGAGGGCCCTCTCCCGTCGGGCATGCGCCTCGACGCACAGGGGAGCATCTCCGGCGTTCCCGCCAGCTCCGGCACCTTCTCCGTCACCGTCCACGTGCAGGACGCCACCGGGCTTTCGAGCCAGCGCGTCCTCTCGTTCTCCGCCTTCACGGCGCCCTATCTCGCGGGCGGCACGCTCCCCTTCGCCTCGCTCGGAGCGGCCTACTCCACGGAGCTTCACGCCGTTGGCGGGCGACCACCGCTCACGTTCCGCATCACCTCGGGTGCATTGCCCACGGGCCTCCAACTGGATGCCAGCCTTGTCCGAGGGACGCCCAGCGCTCCAGGAGCCGACTCCTTCACCGTCGAGGTCCAGGACGCCAATCGCCGTGCGGCGTCCGCCACGTTCAACCTCACCGTCCAGGGCGGCATCACCATCACCCCCAGCGCGCTACCGGATGCCTATACCGATGCCGCGTATCGACAAGGCCTGTTGGTGATGGGTGGACGCGCGCCTTATGCCTGGGCGCTCAGCGCGGGTTCACTTCCCGCCGGAATCCGGCTCACCAGCGCCGGCCTGCTCGAAGGCACCGCGTCAACGACGGGTACCTTCTCCTTCTCCGTCCAAGTCACCGACGCCGACGCACGCGTCGCCACCCGGGCGCTCGACCTTGTCGTGTACCGGCCTCCGTCCGCGAACGGACCGGCGCTTCAGCTCGACGGGTATGTCTCGCAGTCCTTCAGCGCTACGCACACCGTCACCGGCGGAAAGGCGCCGTATTCGTTCGCTCCAGCCAGCCCCCTTCCCTCCTGGCTGCAGCTGTCCTCCTCCGGACAGCTTTCGGGCACACCGCCCGCTCCTGGAACCACCAGCGGACAGGCCGTCGTCACCGACGCGAACGGACGGACGGGCACACGGGACTTCACCCTCACGGTCTACGAACTCCCCACCGTCGTCACCACGTCGCTGCCCGATGCGCGCAAGGACGTGCCTTACTCCACCCAACTGCAAGCATCCGGCGGCAAGGCGCCGCTTTCCTGGCACATCGTGTCGGGGATGCCGCCTTCGGGGCTCACGCTCTCAACATCAGGAACCCTCACCGGCACCCTCTCGGAGCTCGGGTACTCAGCATTCACAGTCACAGTGACGGATGCCACGGGCCAGCAGGGTTGGCACGCGATGGTCCTCCACGTGCGCACCGCGGGCACGTCCCTCACGGTGGGCCATTGGAACCTCGAGTGGTTCGGTGCCACCACCCAAGGCCCTCCGGACTCCACCTCGGAGGGCGGAACGCCGGACGACCTTCAGATTGCCCACGCGCGCGACATCATTCGCGACTCGGGCGCCAACGTGTGGGGCCTCGTGGAGATGGTGGACGCCGCGGACTTCGCCACCCTCAAGGCGCAGCTCCCCGGCTTCAATGGCTTCCTCGCCAATGACACGTCCTTCGTCCCCAACGGAACGGCCTACTACAGCAATAGCGAGCAGAAGCCCGGCATCCTCTACGACAGCACCCTCACGATTCAGGAGGCGCAGCTCATCCTCACCGCGAACGCCGCGGACTTCGGTGGTCGGCCGCCGCTGCGCGTGAACTTCACCACCACCGTCCAGGGCGTGAGCACCCAACTGGTCGTCATCGTCGTTCACCTGAAGGCGTTCGACAACGAGACCGCCTACGGACAACGGCAACGCTCCAGCGCGGCGCTCAAGTCGTATCTCGACACATCCCTGCCCACCGAACGCGTGCTCGTCATTGGCGACTGGAATGATGACGTCGACCAGTCCATCACCCGAGGCAGCGACGGCGACTATCTGCCCACTCCCTTCGCGCCGTTCGTGGCCGACACGCAGCGCTACACCTTCATCACCGAGCCCCTATCCCGGCTCGGCCAGCGCACCACCGTCGAATATCGCGACGCCATCGACCACACGCTCGCCTCCAACGAGATGGCCACGGACTACCTGCCCGGCTCCGTCGAAATCCTGCGGCCGGACGGGTGGATTCCCAACTACGGCAACATCGTCAGCGACCACTATCCCGTCATCAGCCGCTACGACCTGGGAGACTCCGATGGCGGCACGGCCCCAGAGCCCTTGTCCAACCTCATCATCAACGAGGTCCTGCCCAATGAGCCCATCCCGCCCGGGCAGACCGTGTCGGACACCCATTACGAATTCATCGAGGTGTACAACGCGGGGACCTCCACCGCGGACCTGTCCCGCTGGAGCCTGTCGGACTCCGCATCCGTGCGGCATGTCTTCGCTCCTGGCACCACGCTCGCTCCCGGCCGGGTCTTCGTCGTCTTTGGTGGCGCTCGAGGCTTCCCGGCCGGTACGCCCGCTACCGTGGCCGCATCCTCGGGCGGCCTGGGCCTCAACAACGATGGCGACATCGTCAGGCTCCTCGCGCCCGATGGGAGCAACGTCAATGAGATGTCCTACGGAGGCACCTTCGACAACATCTCCTTCAACCGGTCGCCCGACGCCACGCCCGACGCGGCGTTCGACTACCACCACCTGATATCCCCGGGTCTCAGCTCATCCCCGGGCCTCCGCGTGGATGGCCGCGCGTTCTGA